The bacterium genomic interval TCGGCTCACCCATCGTGCCCCCAGTGATCTGGGGTAAGAGATGGCTCCGGCCAGCTCGCTCGGAAACCAGAGACCCGAGGTTCACCTTGATGTCGCGCCGCCGCAGTATCGGCAGAAGAGGTAGATCGTCAATGCCCTGGATGTCGCCGGGCGATACCCCCGCCCCGTCCATAGCCTGTCGGTAGTAGGGGACGGTGTCGTAGGCCCAGCGGACAAGGGCGCGGAGCCGCGCCTCCTGCCGCGCGCGCAGCTCCAGAGGGTCCGCCTTCTCGGCCCATCTGAGTACATCGAGTTCGCGCCTCGCCTGCCGGCGATCCAGGCGCGAGCCCAGCGCAAAGAAACCGTGCATCAGGGCGGTGCGCGCCGGTGTCACCGCCGCACCAGGGGCACAAGCGCCACGCCGAACAGCGAATGCCAGATGCGCGCGGCGCACTTGGCCGCGGCCACGCCGATCACCCCAAACCGCATCGTCAGTAGGGCAAGGCCCACGACCTCGACGGCAAAGGCAGTCGCGGCCAACCAGTGCTGCGCCCTGACGTGGCCGCGGGCTGCCAGGAATGAGTTTGCCTGGCTGCCCGGGAAGCCCAGCGCCACCGCGGCGACTAGAACCTGGGCTACAAGAACGCTATCGCGGTAGTGCGCGGTGAAGAGAGCGGGCACCAGCATCGGCATCGCGAGAACCATCGCCCCTCCAACCGCGACCGCGGTCGGGAAGCCGGCAATCAGACTGCGCCGCAGGAGGCGGCGCGCATCGTCATCGCGGGCCGCAGCCATGCGCGGCACCATCTGGAGATTGACCAGCGATGTGGCCTGCCTGAGGACCTCCCACCACACCATGCCGATGGAGAACACCGCCAGGCTGGCCGGCCCAAGGGCGGTTCCCACGACGAGGCCCGAGAGGTAGGTTTGGCCGGTCGAGACAAGATAGACCGGCGAGAGCCGGCGGCCGTACTGCACAGCCTCGGGGTCGGCCGCTGCATGAAAGGCCACGCCCCGCGCAGTCGCCCGGAGGAATGCAGCGTGGAGCAAGATCGTCGTCGCCAGCCAGGCGAGCGCGGCCGCCTCCAGCCGCCCATGCGCCAGGAGCACCAGGACCACTACCGGCA includes:
- a CDS encoding oligosaccharide flippase family protein; protein product: MKPGRVQGWLRPALDSVLLAGGRGVSMLAGFGMGMAFAHLSTQEVYGQYKYAMALLGMVGLTALPGMTVAVMRASARGYDGVLRAGMRARARASPIGIGILLVLAMVFGAWGQPAMGRALAIAALCFPMLTTLELYLPFLGGRQDYLRYALFQSAVMALPVPVVVLVLLAHGRLEAAALAWLATTILLHAAFLRATARGVAFHAAADPEAVQYGRRLSPVYLVSTGQTYLSGLVVGTALGPASLAVFSIGMVWWEVLRQATSLVNLQMVPRMAAARDDDARRLLRRSLIAGFPTAVAVGGAMVLAMPMLVPALFTAHYRDSVLVAQVLVAAVALGFPGSQANSFLAARGHVRAQHWLAATAFAVEVVGLALLTMRFGVIGVAAAKCAARIWHSLFGVALVPLVRR